One window from the genome of Saprospiraceae bacterium encodes:
- a CDS encoding serine hydrolase has protein sequence MKMLKYLLLIGPIIVCAQSTPPAFVTDSLEIYVQRALKDWQLPGCAVAIIKEGQIVLTRGYGFRDLEQHLPVDEHSLFMIASNSKAVTGLCLAKLEQEKKLTLNDKVQKWLPSFKLYDPNASALVTIKDVVSHRIGFETFQGDFCHWATNTSREDVIRRMGLIKPVYNFRDKWGYCNAGYVVAGEIIKKASGLNWEDYIQETFFKPMGMSETKSLTRDFEQSPNHCSPYTLYLDRVVKLVVPQIDNLAPAASICSSVSDWAKWVKMILDKGQWNGQQILPEAAINQTMTPVSIRGNFKPPFNTGHFSMYGIGWDIVEYCGRKVVSHTGGADGFVTSVSLIPEERLGIIVFTNSDANAFYQALKWEITDAYLDKPYRNYSGVYLKNNLKALQKDREWHQAVRDSVYKAGDTPIPIRKYAGVYQNSVYGEVVLKTEGKNLRMTMQHHPNQSALLEYLGSDRFLCTYTNPTLGIKVFPFVVKKNKVKSFTLACADFVEFTNYEFIKKH, from the coding sequence ATGAAAATGCTTAAATACCTCCTCCTGATTGGACCTATTATTGTTTGCGCTCAGTCCACACCACCTGCTTTTGTTACCGACAGTTTGGAAATTTACGTACAACGTGCATTAAAGGATTGGCAGCTTCCAGGATGTGCGGTAGCAATCATTAAAGAGGGTCAAATTGTCTTGACACGGGGTTATGGTTTTCGGGATCTAGAGCAGCATCTTCCGGTAGACGAGCACAGTTTATTTATGATAGCCTCTAATTCAAAGGCAGTTACCGGGTTGTGTTTAGCAAAACTCGAACAAGAGAAAAAATTAACATTGAACGATAAGGTACAAAAATGGCTCCCATCTTTTAAATTGTATGATCCAAATGCCAGTGCGTTGGTGACTATAAAAGATGTGGTTTCACACCGAATTGGATTTGAGACCTTTCAAGGAGATTTTTGTCACTGGGCCACCAACACAAGTAGAGAGGATGTCATTCGCAGAATGGGATTAATCAAACCGGTTTATAATTTTAGAGATAAATGGGGTTATTGCAATGCAGGGTATGTGGTTGCAGGAGAAATTATTAAAAAAGCAAGTGGTTTAAATTGGGAAGATTACATCCAGGAAACATTTTTTAAGCCTATGGGAATGTCTGAAACAAAATCACTTACACGTGATTTTGAACAGAGTCCCAATCATTGTTCACCCTATACCTTATATTTAGATAGAGTAGTAAAATTGGTTGTGCCTCAAATTGATAATCTGGCACCTGCAGCGAGTATCTGCAGTTCGGTTTCAGATTGGGCTAAATGGGTCAAAATGATTTTAGATAAAGGGCAATGGAATGGACAGCAGATTTTACCAGAAGCTGCTATCAATCAGACGATGACACCGGTATCCATTCGAGGGAACTTTAAACCTCCATTCAATACAGGCCATTTTTCTATGTACGGAATTGGTTGGGATATCGTAGAATATTGTGGACGAAAAGTGGTTTCACACACCGGAGGTGCTGATGGATTTGTAACATCTGTAAGTTTAATTCCGGAGGAGCGACTGGGGATCATCGTCTTTACCAATTCCGATGCCAATGCATTTTACCAAGCATTAAAATGGGAAATCACGGACGCTTATTTAGATAAACCGTATCGAAATTACAGTGGGGTATATCTTAAAAATAATCTAAAAGCGCTTCAAAAAGATCGGGAGTGGCATCAAGCGGTCAGGGATTCCGTTTATAAAGCTGGAGATACACCCATTCCAATAAGAAAATATGCAGGTGTGTATCAAAATAGCGTATATGGAGAAGTGGTTTTAAAGACTGAAGGAAAAAACCTGCGGATGACAATGCAACACCATCCAAACCAATCAGCGTTATTGGAGTATCTGGGTTCTGATCGTTTTTTATGTACCTATACCAATCCAACCCTTGGAATCAAAGTATTTCCATTTGTAGTAAAGAAAAACAAGGTTAAATCGTTCACGTTGGCATGTGCAGACTTTGTAGAATTCACTAACTACGAGTTTATAAAGAAACATTAA
- a CDS encoding RidA family protein, with amino-acid sequence MSEEPKAKLVEGKATPRGKFPHIRRAGDFLFVSGTSSRRNDNSFEGVEVDSFGTTSLDIKLQTRAVIENIRDILQSVGADLSDIVDVTTFLVNMNDFGGYNEVYNSYFDFTGPTRTTVAVHQLPHPHLLIEIKVTAYKPL; translated from the coding sequence ATGTCAGAAGAACCGAAGGCAAAATTGGTCGAAGGAAAAGCAACTCCAAGAGGCAAATTTCCCCATATACGCCGGGCAGGCGATTTTCTATTTGTTTCTGGAACCAGTTCGAGGCGAAATGACAATAGTTTTGAAGGAGTTGAAGTAGATTCTTTTGGCACGACTTCGCTAGACATTAAGTTACAAACTCGGGCCGTTATAGAAAACATTCGGGATATCCTTCAATCGGTTGGAGCCGATTTGTCAGACATTGTTGATGTCACCACCTTCCTGGTGAATATGAATGATTTTGGAGGGTACAATGAAGTGTACAATAGTTATTTTGATTTTACAGGGCCCACTCGTACAACAGTTGCTGTTCACCAATTGCCACATCCACATTTATTAATTGAAATTAAAGTTACTGCATACAAACCCCTATGA
- a CDS encoding phosphoglucomutase/phosphomannomutase family protein, giving the protein MVYSIKFGTDGWRAIIAKDYTVENVRRIAVGTLAWMQKRAYKRVVIGFDCRFGGPLFQEEIANILSQGGIECLINKNFISTPMVSLAVVNHKADLGIVITASHNPPSYNGYKLKSSYGGPTIPADIAELEAMIPDRVELNSLANIEGNVNLKEPILIDAETEYLDHIYKSFDIPQIRSKNKIAYDAMFGAGQNVMKKLFPEMKAFHCEHNPGFQNRAPEPILKNLLEIQKFLQSNHGQYIGIANDGDADRLAMLDEYGNMIDSHHILLLLMHYLAGFKKMDGAAVVSFSVTNKLQQLAAHYNMKCIITKIGFKYISEYMITEDVLVAGEESGGLAIKGHIPERDGIFIALTILQFMAETGKSITQLIEEVYSIVGPFAYDRLDLHLTDPQIAEIKEALKKEKTNWGPLQVKRFENLDGAKYYFEDDAWMMIRTSGTEPVLRIYAQGKDMEEVQQILNLTRAELNV; this is encoded by the coding sequence ATGGTTTATTCAATAAAATTTGGAACAGACGGCTGGAGGGCCATCATTGCTAAAGATTACACCGTTGAAAATGTTCGCCGCATTGCTGTTGGTACTTTAGCCTGGATGCAAAAGCGAGCCTATAAACGGGTGGTCATCGGTTTTGATTGTCGTTTCGGTGGCCCCCTATTTCAGGAAGAAATTGCAAACATTCTTTCGCAGGGCGGAATCGAATGTTTGATCAATAAAAATTTTATCAGCACTCCGATGGTTTCATTGGCTGTGGTGAATCACAAAGCAGACCTGGGAATTGTAATAACAGCAAGTCACAATCCTCCAAGCTACAACGGATATAAATTAAAGTCTTCTTATGGCGGACCAACAATCCCTGCAGATATTGCCGAACTGGAAGCCATGATTCCCGATCGGGTTGAGCTGAACTCTTTAGCGAACATCGAAGGCAATGTCAATTTAAAAGAGCCGATACTTATTGATGCGGAAACAGAATATCTGGATCACATTTACAAGTCATTTGATATTCCTCAAATACGAAGTAAAAATAAAATTGCGTACGATGCCATGTTTGGCGCTGGTCAAAACGTAATGAAAAAATTATTTCCCGAAATGAAAGCTTTTCATTGCGAGCACAATCCGGGATTTCAGAACAGAGCGCCAGAGCCGATCTTAAAAAATTTATTGGAAATCCAAAAATTTCTCCAAAGCAATCATGGTCAATACATTGGAATCGCAAATGATGGAGATGCAGACCGACTGGCCATGTTGGATGAATATGGAAACATGATTGATTCTCATCACATACTGTTGCTATTAATGCATTATCTGGCAGGCTTTAAAAAAATGGATGGCGCAGCTGTGGTTAGTTTTTCTGTGACCAATAAGTTACAACAACTGGCAGCCCATTACAATATGAAATGCATTATTACTAAAATCGGATTCAAATACATTTCCGAATACATGATTACCGAAGACGTTTTAGTTGCAGGAGAAGAATCAGGTGGATTGGCAATTAAAGGACACATTCCGGAACGAGATGGTATTTTTATTGCTTTGACCATTTTACAATTTATGGCAGAAACCGGTAAAAGCATTACCCAATTAATAGAAGAAGTGTATTCAATCGTTGGGCCTTTTGCATATGATCGGCTTGATTTACATTTAACAGATCCACAAATCGCAGAAATAAAAGAGGCTTTAAAAAAAGAAAAAACGAACTGGGGTCCATTACAAGTTAAACGCTTCGAGAATTTAGATGGAGCTAAATATTATTTTGAAGACGATGCATGGATGATGATTCGGACTTCAGGAACAGAGCCTGTTTTGCGTATTTATGCGCAAGGTAAAGATATGGAAGAAGTACAACAGATCCTCAACCTGACGCGCGCTGAATTGAATGTCTGA
- a CDS encoding amidohydrolase, producing MKKIDIHTHIIPEHLPKWAEKFGYGGFVNLDHHTNCAARMLIDDKFFREIQSNCWDPKTRIAECDQHQIQLQVLSTIPVLFSYWAQAKDAWDVSRFLNDHLAGVVREFPDRFIGLGTLPMQDPQLAIREMERASSTLGIAGFEIGSHINDWNLDAKELDEFYEAAEDLDVCLFVHPWDMMGKEKMPKYWLPWLVGMPAETSLAICSMIFGGIFEKFPKLRVAFAHGGGAFPGSYGRIKHGFEVRPDLVAVDNPNHPDQYLGKFWVDSLVHDIDMLDKLISLFGIDKVALGSDYPFPLGELNPGKLIESSGYDADEKSWLNYRSAEEWLMGGMGS from the coding sequence ATGAAAAAAATAGATATACATACACACATCATTCCGGAACATTTACCTAAGTGGGCTGAAAAATTTGGCTATGGTGGATTTGTAAACCTGGATCATCATACCAATTGCGCTGCAAGAATGTTGATTGACGATAAATTTTTTCGTGAAATTCAAAGCAATTGCTGGGATCCTAAAACACGAATTGCTGAATGCGATCAACACCAAATCCAATTGCAAGTACTAAGTACGATTCCAGTACTGTTTTCTTATTGGGCACAAGCTAAAGATGCCTGGGATGTTTCCCGTTTTTTAAATGATCACCTTGCCGGGGTAGTAAGAGAATTTCCAGATCGATTTATCGGACTCGGTACTTTACCCATGCAAGATCCACAGTTAGCCATTCGTGAAATGGAACGTGCATCTTCTACGCTTGGAATTGCAGGTTTTGAAATCGGGTCCCACATCAATGACTGGAATCTGGATGCAAAGGAACTCGATGAATTTTATGAAGCTGCAGAAGATTTGGATGTGTGTTTATTTGTACACCCCTGGGATATGATGGGCAAAGAAAAAATGCCAAAATACTGGTTGCCCTGGTTGGTTGGAATGCCAGCAGAAACTTCATTGGCTATTTGCAGTATGATCTTCGGGGGCATCTTTGAAAAATTTCCAAAACTTCGGGTTGCATTTGCACATGGAGGGGGTGCTTTTCCCGGATCCTACGGTCGCATCAAACATGGTTTTGAAGTAAGACCTGATTTAGTCGCAGTCGATAATCCAAATCATCCGGATCAGTATCTTGGAAAATTTTGGGTAGACTCCTTGGTGCATGATATTGACATGCTGGATAAATTAATCAGTTTATTTGGAATTGATAAAGTGGCATTGGGCAGTGATTATCCATTTCCATTAGGAGAATTAAATCCCGGCAAATTAATCGAATCATCCGGATACGATGCCGACGAAAAATCTTGGTTGAATTATCGCTCTGCAGAAGAATGGTTGATGGGAGGAATGGGTAGTTAA
- a CDS encoding protein-L-isoaspartate(D-aspartate) O-methyltransferase, with amino-acid sequence MKDLDSYRHKGLRAQLVAELKQKGIRSQKVLDAVMAVPRHLFLDKAFEEWAYKDNAFPIDCEQTISQPYTVAVQTELLDVQPKDKILEIGLGSGYQACVLFELGAKVYSIERHKQLHDKTAAQLKKIGYGAIRTFYGDGFIGLERFAPFDKILITAAAPEIPQALINQLKIGGILVVPLNQGANQKMIRLIKQDENKLIKEKHGDFRFVPMLKGTE; translated from the coding sequence ATCAAAGATTTGGATAGTTACAGGCATAAGGGATTGCGAGCACAATTGGTGGCTGAATTAAAGCAAAAAGGCATTCGCAGCCAAAAAGTCCTGGATGCTGTGATGGCAGTGCCGAGACACCTGTTTTTGGACAAAGCCTTTGAAGAATGGGCGTATAAGGACAATGCCTTCCCAATTGATTGCGAACAAACCATCTCTCAACCCTATACGGTAGCAGTTCAAACTGAATTGCTGGATGTTCAGCCAAAAGATAAAATTCTTGAGATTGGATTGGGTTCAGGGTACCAGGCGTGTGTCTTATTTGAATTAGGCGCTAAAGTGTATTCTATTGAACGACACAAGCAGCTTCATGATAAAACAGCAGCACAGCTAAAGAAAATTGGATATGGCGCCATCCGTACCTTTTATGGAGATGGATTTATTGGACTGGAACGATTTGCCCCATTTGACAAAATACTGATTACGGCTGCGGCCCCTGAAATTCCACAAGCCCTTATAAATCAACTGAAAATTGGTGGAATTTTAGTAGTTCCACTTAATCAAGGCGCTAATCAAAAAATGATCCGTCTGATTAAACAGGATGAAAATAAACTGATCAAGGAAAAACACGGTGATTTTCGTTTTGTACCTATGTTGAAAGGGACCGAGTAA
- a CDS encoding response regulator transcription factor translates to MVNNPTESEYLSLGNSQLDVNGQQLICGKLRQSLTFRETKLLRLFASSPNQLLERDFILSQVWADEGVLVGRSIDVFVSRLRKKIAADPSIGIVAIHGIGYRLETGKL, encoded by the coding sequence ATAGTAAATAATCCTACAGAATCAGAATACTTGAGTTTGGGAAATTCCCAACTTGATGTAAATGGCCAACAATTGATATGTGGTAAATTGCGCCAATCCCTGACATTTAGAGAAACAAAATTGTTGCGATTGTTTGCAAGCAGTCCGAATCAATTACTTGAACGCGATTTTATCTTAAGTCAGGTCTGGGCTGATGAAGGGGTTTTGGTTGGTAGAAGTATCGATGTGTTTGTTTCGAGATTGCGCAAAAAAATAGCAGCCGATCCCTCCATTGGCATTGTAGCCATTCACGGAATAGGCTACCGCCTGGAAACCGGAAAATTATAG
- a CDS encoding exo-alpha-sialidase — MQILMIAFFFFFQSFLVKVQQQECKSPVASNIIYQSKDGGRTWQDISAGLPPKFNAQGVYTEEGKLILSFDKGLYRCNTNNSIPNWTPETFFNRPVSNVYKCNGGLFAHNYEEGLYQEIVGGGIWVPVFSKMNGNRVSSIMNAPDGSMLLSTEKGVFKSNDKGVNWRQVCSEIGVFKIILGDGVLLGATNKGLIRSTDSGEHWELTLEEGRSIRQTKFAAGRFFAISNWSGTFKEVMANPALYGNRLTVSEDKGKTWRRIDENLTPIRFTITPDEGKMQAPSINDVEQVGESLFCSMDNGIFKSNDLGKTWKMVLPNSGRQSFRFAVSGNVIYAVLVFSGC; from the coding sequence ATGCAAATCCTTATGATCGCGTTTTTTTTCTTTTTTCAGTCCTTCCTTGTTAAGGTACAACAGCAGGAATGTAAGAGTCCAGTTGCTTCTAATATTATATACCAATCCAAAGATGGTGGGCGGACCTGGCAGGATATCAGCGCAGGTCTTCCTCCAAAATTCAATGCACAGGGTGTTTATACAGAAGAAGGCAAATTAATTTTAAGTTTTGATAAAGGTTTATACCGTTGTAATACCAATAATTCCATTCCAAATTGGACCCCGGAGACTTTTTTTAATCGCCCTGTTTCAAATGTTTATAAGTGCAATGGTGGACTTTTTGCACATAATTATGAAGAAGGATTATATCAAGAGATTGTGGGAGGAGGCATTTGGGTACCCGTATTTTCTAAGATGAATGGGAATCGTGTCAGTAGCATTATGAATGCACCGGATGGGAGTATGTTGTTAAGTACTGAAAAGGGTGTTTTTAAATCAAATGATAAGGGAGTTAATTGGAGACAAGTGTGTTCAGAGATCGGTGTATTTAAGATTATTTTGGGGGATGGCGTTCTGTTAGGAGCAACGAATAAAGGATTGATTCGCTCAACAGATTCTGGAGAACATTGGGAATTGACCCTTGAAGAAGGCCGCTCCATTCGGCAAACAAAATTTGCTGCCGGGCGATTTTTTGCAATAAGCAATTGGTCTGGTACATTTAAAGAAGTTATGGCAAATCCGGCTTTATACGGTAACAGACTGACAGTTTCTGAAGATAAAGGAAAAACCTGGCGTAGAATAGATGAAAATCTGACTCCTATTAGATTTACAATTACTCCGGATGAGGGTAAAATGCAAGCTCCATCCATCAACGACGTGGAGCAAGTTGGGGAATCCCTCTTTTGCAGTATGGACAATGGAATTTTCAAATCCAATGACCTTGGAAAAACCTGGAAAATGGTATTGCCAAATTCAGGAAGACAGTCATTTCGATTTGCGGTTTCTGGAAATGTAATCTATGCAGTCTTAGTATTTTCTGGTTGTTAA
- a CDS encoding DNA alkylation repair protein → MLSSRFWIREAGKRNPKRFMEFLDKHATTMPRVTLRYAVEKLNPKLKAHYMSLVN, encoded by the coding sequence ATGTTAAGCAGTAGGTTTTGGATACGGGAAGCAGGCAAACGAAATCCAAAACGATTCATGGAATTTTTAGATAAACATGCGACTACAATGCCACGAGTTACTTTGCGATATGCAGTTGAAAAATTAAATCCAAAATTGAAGGCCCATTATATGTCATTGGTCAACTAA